GCATCGATGCTGTAATAGATTTCTTCGTTGTCAAATTTCACCCGCTGATCCGCGAAAATCTGCGGCTCCAGCCCCTGCGACTGCGGCAGGCTCGCAAGGCTCTTTAGCTTCTCAACCAGGCCGTCCGTCTTTTTGCGGGTGATAAACGGGGCCGCGAGCACCGCGTCGATCAGCAGGCGCACCTCGGGCAGCTCGAAGTCGCGCTTTAAAAGGAAATACCCGGGCTTCGGGAAGCGCGTGCTCCCGATTTCAAGGCCGCATTCATTCAAAACGGCGATATCCCGGTAAATGGATTTCCGTTCCGCCTCTATCCCCCGCTGCTCCAGCAGGGAACAGAGCTCGCGGGACGAGAGCGGATGCTCCTCGTCGGTGTGCTTTCTCAGAATATCCAGCAGATACAGAAGTTTCAGTTTTCCCCTGGAAACCCGCACGGCCCATTCCTCCGCTTCTCAAAATGATGTCCGTTACACGATCAATTTTACAGTGCTTCCGCCGATTCCCTTCTGGATCAGGAGCTTTCGGTCGATCCGTTCCTTGAGCTCGCCGACATGCGAGATGATCCCCACCAGGCGGTCGCCCTGAGCGAGCGTGCTCAGCGCGGAAATCGCCTGTTCCAGCGATTCGGAATCCAGCGAGCCGAAGCCCTCGTCGACAAACATGGTGTCGATTTGGACCCCGCCCGCATAGCTCTGGATCACGTCGGAAAGGCCCAGCGCGAGCGAAAGGGCCGCCTTGAACGATTCGCCACCCGAAAGCGAGCGCACCGAACGAAGCTTTCCGGTATAGTAATCCATCACTTCCAGTTCCAGCCCGGACTGGCTTTTCAAGTCGGACGGGCTTTCCTTTCTCATCAGCTCGAACCGTCCGTCCGTCATCCCTCTCAGGCGCTTGTCGGCTTCTTCCAGAATCCGGTTGAAATAGGACGCCTGTACATACTGTTCAAACGCGAGCTTCTGCCGGCCGGCGAGCTCCCCGTTGGCGGTTTTGGAAAGGGACGACAGGGTCAGGTAATCCTGCTCCAGCTTGCGCATGCGCCGCAGGCCGGAACGGAGCTTTTCCAGAATGGACAGGTTCGCGCTCTGCCGGGCGGAAATCCGCCGAAGCTCGAGATCCGCCGCATCCCGCCTTTCCTGAAGCCGTTTTCGCTCATTCTCGATCCCGTTCAGCTCCTGCGGGTGCTTCCCCTCGCTGTCGCGTGTCAGACGGCGAAGCTGCTCCCCGGTAAAACGAAGGTTTTCCCGGAACTCGTCGATCTCCCGGTTCCACTGCTCCAGCCGGTCCCTGTTTTTCAGGGCGTCTTGATACTCCCGTTCATCCGGAAATCCGCTTTCCGAAAGCGCGGCCCTGAATTCCTGCTCCGCCCGTTCCAGGCGGCTTTGAAGCTCCCCGCGTTTCTGCCGGTTGTCCCGAAGGATCGCGCGGATGCTGTCCCGGTCGCTCCGGCAGGCGCGGTAAGCCTCCTCGGCTTTCTGAAGGGCATTTTTAAGCCGGCTCAGCGCCGCCTGCTTTTGATCCGCCTCGGCCCTGGCCTCTTTCTCGGAGCCGAAAGCGAGCCCTTCCCCCGTCACCCGGATCTCGCTTTCCATCGCGCTCAGCTGATTTTCGAGCCCGTGTTTTTCCTCCTCTTTCTCCCGGAGGGTCTCATCCAGCCCGGCGAGGCGGGATTCGGCATCTTTAGCCGACTGAAGCCATTTCTTCCTGCTTTCGCAAAGCTCCGTCAGCCGCTTCAGCCCCCCGGCGGCGAGCTTCTGCTTTTCCGTGTTTTTCCTGCCCTCGGCTACGATCGTTTCCTTCCGCTTTGCCGGATCTTCCGGCATGGAAATTCCCGGAAAAGCCGCGGAGAACGACTGTTCCAGCGTTTTTCGGGCGGATTCTTCCTGCGCAAGGCCGGCCCGCGCACGAGCGCTCGCCTCCTGCATCGCGGCGCGCGCGGCCTCCTGCTCTTCCTTCGCCTTCTGCAGTTCGGCTTCGCTGGGCGCGCCCCGGACCGGGACGGCCTTTTTCGGATGCTCCAAAGAGCCGCACACCGGGCAGGGGAGGCCGTCTTTCAAGCCCGCGGCAAGAATGCCCGCCTGTTCCCGGAAAAAGACCTGTTCCTTTTCTTCGCGGCTCTTTCGTTTTTCCTCATACGTCGTTTCGGCCGCCAGATAAGCCTGCTGCAAGGCCGCGCGGTTTTTCCGCAGGTCTTCCAGATCCACGGCCTGACGGTGCAGGCCGAGCAGCGTCTGCCGGCGCGCCGTGCAGGCTTCCAGTTCCTTTTCGCAGTTCAGGCGGTCTACTTCCGCACTTTCGCTGGCCTCCGTCTTTTTGGTCAGGGATTCCTTTTGCCGCTCCAACTCCGCTTTTTCCTGTTTCAGCTTTTCCGCCTGTTTCCGGTTTTCTTCCCGGGCTTTTTCCAGCTCCGCTTTGCCTGTGCAGAGTGTTTTCAGCCTGGAATATTCCGCAAAGGACGATGTCAGCGCGGCGATTTCGGCGGAGAGCCGTTCGCGTTCCGGCTCCTTCTCCCGTTCCGCGTTCCAGGCTTTTTCCAGCTCCGCGCATTCCGAGCCGCGCTTTTTCTCCTCTTCGCAAAGCTGACGGATGTTGCGGTCCAGCCGCTCCCCGTTTTCCCGCTCCGAAGCATAGATGCGTTCCGCCGGATAAACGTTCTGGACGGCTTTTGCGGCCCGCTCCGCCTCTTTTTTCCTCGCTTCGACGGCTGGAATTCGCTCCCGGAGCCTGGAAAAGTTTTTCCGGGCGGTTTCGAGCTCCTCGAAGATATGGTTGATCTGCTCCGCCCGCGTCTTTTCCGCAATCAGCCTTTCCATGGCTTTCGCGTCTTCGGCCGACTGCTTCTGCTTTTCCTCCAGCAATTTTCCATCCGCTTCGGTCAGCTCTTCGAGAGGCGGGACGACTTCCGCGATGCGGTGGATGTTTTTCTCCCGCAGCAGCCCGTCAAGCACTGGGTACTGCCCGCAGCCCTGTTCGCAGACGATTCCGTCCGCATATTGCAGCAGGCTTTTGCAGCAGTCGTCAAAAGCGGCTCTCGCATCCCGCTCCCTTTTTTTCAGCTCGACCTGAACCGTTTCAAAGAGATCCGTGTTGAAAACGCGCCGGAAAATTTCCGCGCGCTCCCGGTTGTCGGCCAGAAGAAGCTTCTGGAACTCCCCCTGCGCGATCATCGCGATCTGCTTGAACTGCCGGCAGTCGATCCCCAGAAGCGCGGTCACCGCCGAGGTCACCCTTACGCTTCCCGTCACAACGCTTTTGTCCGGCATGGTGAGCGAGGCGTCGGCGCTTTCCTCCGTCAGCCCGCTTCCGTTTTTCTTCCGGCGCTGGTATCTCGGGTTGCGCCGAAGCTCATACCTCCTGCCCTTATGTAAAAA
This window of the Ruminococcaceae bacterium BL-6 genome carries:
- a CDS encoding Exonuclease SbcC produces the protein MKPLHLTISAFGPYAGRVEIPLEKFGGKGLFLITGDTGAGKTTIFDAVSFALFGESSGSVRTVDTLRSDFAGPDDKTYVEMTFLHKGRRYELRRNPRYQRRKKNGSGLTEESADASLTMPDKSVVTGSVRVTSAVTALLGIDCRQFKQIAMIAQGEFQKLLLADNRERAEIFRRVFNTDLFETVQVELKKRERDARAAFDDCCKSLLQYADGIVCEQGCGQYPVLDGLLREKNIHRIAEVVPPLEELTEADGKLLEEKQKQSAEDAKAMERLIAEKTRAEQINHIFEELETARKNFSRLRERIPAVEARKKEAERAAKAVQNVYPAERIYASERENGERLDRNIRQLCEEEKKRGSECAELEKAWNAEREKEPERERLSAEIAALTSSFAEYSRLKTLCTGKAELEKAREENRKQAEKLKQEKAELERQKESLTKKTEASESAEVDRLNCEKELEACTARRQTLLGLHRQAVDLEDLRKNRAALQQAYLAAETTYEEKRKSREEKEQVFFREQAGILAAGLKDGLPCPVCGSLEHPKKAVPVRGAPSEAELQKAKEEQEAARAAMQEASARARAGLAQEESARKTLEQSFSAAFPGISMPEDPAKRKETIVAEGRKNTEKQKLAAGGLKRLTELCESRKKWLQSAKDAESRLAGLDETLREKEEEKHGLENQLSAMESEIRVTGEGLAFGSEKEARAEADQKQAALSRLKNALQKAEEAYRACRSDRDSIRAILRDNRQKRGELQSRLERAEQEFRAALSESGFPDEREYQDALKNRDRLEQWNREIDEFRENLRFTGEQLRRLTRDSEGKHPQELNGIENERKRLQERRDAADLELRRISARQSANLSILEKLRSGLRRMRKLEQDYLTLSSLSKTANGELAGRQKLAFEQYVQASYFNRILEEADKRLRGMTDGRFELMRKESPSDLKSQSGLELEVMDYYTGKLRSVRSLSGGESFKAALSLALGLSDVIQSYAGGVQIDTMFVDEGFGSLDSESLEQAISALSTLAQGDRLVGIISHVGELKERIDRKLLIQKGIGGSTVKLIV